A genomic segment from Nicotiana tabacum cultivar K326 chromosome 7, ASM71507v2, whole genome shotgun sequence encodes:
- the LOC107789601 gene encoding bifunctional riboflavin biosynthesis protein RIBA 1, chloroplastic-like, with product MASINISLSSTCLSSSEALKNFKVFNGLHSGDVYSVNGVSSESFIRLNARAHFNIKTDFKIRSALLSGEGDARSQYRGDSSLFSSLFTGTETQPDAVAFGTLAADVVPTTNGFPLDNDEFDLDRPTQGFSSVPEAIEDVRQGKMVLVVDDEDRENEGDLVMAASKATPEAMAFFVRHGTGIVCVSMLEEDLERLQLPLMVNDKKNEEKLCTAFTVSVDAKHGTTTGVSAQDRATTVLALASGDSKPEDFNRPGHIFPLKYRPGGVLKRAGHTEASVDLAMLAGLDPVGVICEIVDEDGSMARLPKLRQFAKEHNLKIISVADLIRYRRKRDQLVEHASAARLPTMWGPFTAHCFRSIIDGIEHIAMVKGDIGDGQDILVRVHSECLTGDIFGSARCDCGNQLALAMQQIEAAGKGVLVYLRGHEGRGIGLGHKLRAYNLQDAGRDTVEANEELGLPVDSREYGIGAQMLRDLGVRTMKLMTNNPAKYRGLKGYGLAISGRVPLLCPITKENKKYLETKRAKMGHVYGLDLIRPATSTSTTNGKPNVENISTI from the exons ATGGCTTCCATCAACATTTCTCTCTCTTCAACATGTTTATCTAGCTCCGA AGCGTTAAAGAACTTCAAGGTGTTCAATGGACTGCACTCTGGAGATGTATATTCTGTTAATGGGGTCTCTTCAGAGTCATTCATACGGCTTAATGCTAGAGCACACTTTAACATCAAGACCGATTTTAAGATTAGATCTGCGTTATTATCGGGTGAAGGAGATGCCCGTTCTCAATACAGGGGTGACAGTTCTCTGTTCAGTAGTCTCTTTACTGGAACTGAGACTCAACCTGATGCTGTAGCCTTTGGAACGCTAGCAGCAGATGTTGTTCCCACAACAAATGGCTTTCCTTTAGATAATGATGAATTCGATTTGGATCGGCCGACACAAGGTTTCTCATCTGTTCCTGAGGCCATCGAAGACGTTCGCCAAGGAAAA ATGGTGCTAGTTGTAGATGATGAAGACAGAGAAAATGAAGGGGATTTAGTAATGGCTGCATCCAAAGCTACACCAGAAGCTATGGCTTTTTTTGTGAGGCACGGAACTGGGATAGTTTGTGTGAGCATGTTAGAAGAAGACTTGGAGAGGTTACAACTTCCGTTGATGGTAAACGATAAAAAGAATGAGGAGAAACTTTGTACAGCATTTACAGTCTCAGTG GATGCAAAACATGGAACAACTACAGGGGTGTCTGCTCAAGATAGAGCAACGACAGTACTGGCACTTGCATCTGGAGATTCGAAGCCTGAGGATTTCAACCGACCAGGTCATATTTTTCCTTTGAAATATAGGCCAGGTGGGGTTCTAAAAAGAGCTGGACATACTGAAGCATCTGTGGATCTTGCCATGTTAGCTGGCTTAGACCCCGTTGGAGTAATATGTGAGATCGTGGATGAAGATGGTTCCATGGCCAGATTGCCTAAGCTTCGTCAATTTGCAAAAGAACATAACTTGAAGATCATATCAGTTGCTGATTTAATCAG ATATAGGAGGAAAAGAGATCAGTTGGTAGAGCATGCTTCTGCTGCAAGATTACCTACTATGTGGGGTCCATTCACTGCCCATTGCTTCAGGTCAATAATAGATGGAATTGAGCACATTGCTATGGTTAAG GGAGATATTGGAGACGGCCAAGATATTCTTGTCCGGGTACACTCGGAGTGCCTCACAGGAGATATATTCGGTTCAGCCAGATGTGACTGTGGGAACCAGCTGGCACTTGCAATGCAACAAATTGAGGCTGCTGGCAAGGGGGTTTTGGTTTACCTCCGTGGTCATGAGGGTAGAGGAATTGGTTTGGGTCACAAACTTCGTGCTTATAATTTACAAGATGCTGGACGTGATACTGTTGAAGCGAATGAAGAGCTTGGTTTGCCTGTTGATTCAAGAGAGTATGGGATTGGTGCGCAG ATGTTGAGGGATCTTGGTGTTCGAACTATGAAGTTGATGACAAACAATCCTGCAAAATATAGAGGGCTTAAGGGTTATGGTCTGGCAATTTCTGGTAGGGTCCCACTTCTGTGTCCCAttacaaaagaaaacaagaaatatcTGGAAACAAAACGTGCTAAAATGGGCCATGTGTATGGGTTGGACCTTATTCGCCCTGCAACCAGCACCAGCACAACAAATGGTAAACCAAACGTGGAGAATATTTCTACGATATAG